A DNA window from Castanea sativa cultivar Marrone di Chiusa Pesio chromosome 7, ASM4071231v1 contains the following coding sequences:
- the LOC142644524 gene encoding protein S40-7-like — protein MIPAISKPPVDRMPLPSSVKYQSAPVNVPVMSQPMRSPHEFDDVNDDDDVVDGEMLPPHEIGARAQSLMLACSVLEGAGRTLKGRDLRRVRNAVWRRTGFLD, from the coding sequence ATGATTCCGGCAATTTCTAAGCCGCCGGTCGACCGAATGCCGCTGCCTTCTTCGGTCAAGTACCAGTCGGCGCCGGTGAACGTGCCGGTCATGTCTCAACCGATGCGGAGTCCGCACGAATTCGACGACGTTAACGACGACGACGACGTCGTGGACGGCGAGATGTTGCCGCCGCACGAGATTGGGGCGAGAGCTCAGTCGCTGATGCTGGCCTGTTCGGTGCTCGAAGGCGCTGGGAGGACCCTCAAAGGGAGGGATCTTCGGCGGGTTCGCAATGCGGTGTGGCGCCGAACGGGTTTTCTCGACTGA
- the LOC142642877 gene encoding beta-amyrin 6-beta-monooxygenase-like, producing MRKYSQDLFKTSLFGENMVVFCGASANKSLFNDKKNLSTWWPRSILKIVFVSSPELLEDVAQKDFAQMRRSVVEFLKPEALQHSIPIMDSMAKEHLETEWSPYRKVKVYPLSMKYTFALACRFFLSATNHNHVTKFADHFAIMMQGLLSVPINIPGTTFNRAIRAGKVIRQEILEVIKQRKKELSENNGTVARDFLTRSLLEFNENGKAINEIMIASRIMSLLIAGHDSTNSAITFVLKYLAEFPHVYSEVFKEQMEIAISKGPNDLLNWDDIKKMKYSWNVALESMRLTPPTQGTFREVVNDFTYTNFTIPKGWKTFWTPYSTHKNPEYFQDPEKFNPSRFEGNGPEPYTFVPFGGGAHMCPGREYARLEILVFMHNVVTRFNWEKAILDEKLSFNIAPIPVNGLPIYLKPDSHK from the exons ATGAGAAAATATTCACAGGATCTCTTCAAAACCTCACTGTTTGGTGAGAACATGGTTGTGTTTTGTGGTGCTTCAGCAAACAAGTCACTGTTCAAcgataaaaaaaatctctccaCTTGGTGGCCACGCTCCATACtaaaaattgtatttgtatCTTCTCCTGAACTTCTTGAAGATGTAGCCCAAAAAGATTTTGCTCAAATGAGGAGGTCCGTGGTTGAATTTCTCAAGCCCGAAGCTCTTCAACATTCCATACCCATCATGGACTCCATGGCAAAGGAACACTTGGAGACAGAGTGGTCTCCTTACAGAAAAGTCAAAGTTTATCCACTCTCCATGAAATATACCTTTGCATTGGcttgtaggttttttttaagTGCCACAAATCACAACCATGTGACAAAATTTGCTGATCACTTTGCCATTATGATGCAAGGTTTATTGTCTGTGCCTATAAATATACCAGGCACAACCTTCAACCGTGCCATAAGAGCAGGCAAAGTTATTCGCCAGGAGATTTTAGAAGTCATCAAACAGAGGAAGAAGGAGCTATCCGAGAATAATGGGACAGTTGCTCGTGACTTTTTGACTCGCTCGCTTCTTGAATTTAATGAGAATGGAAAAGCTATTAATGAGATTATGATTGCTAGTAGAATTATGTCCTTACTTATTGCTGGCCATGATTCCACAAATTCAGCAATCACATTTGTGTTGAAGTATCTAGCAGAGTTTCCTCATGTTTACAGTGAGGTCTTCAAAG AGCAAATGGAAATTGCAATATCCAAAGGCCCGAATGATTTGTTGAATTGGGACGACATTAAAAAGATGAAGTACTCTTGGAATGTGGCACTTGAGTCTATGAGGCTAACACCACCTACTCAAGGAACATTTAGAGAGGTTGTAAATGACTTCACTTacacaaattttactattcCAAAAGGGTGGAAG ACATTTTGGACTCCATATTCGACACATAAAAATCCCGAATACTTTCAAGATCCTGAGAAATTTAATCCTTCAAGATTTGAAGGGAATGGACCTGAACCTTACACTTTTGTACCATTTGGAGGAGGAGCTCATATGTGTCCTGGGAGGGAGTATGCTCGATTAGAAATACTAGTGTTTATGCATAATGTGGTGACAAGATTCAATTGGGAGAAAGCAATTCTAGATGAAAAGTTGTCTTTCAATATAGCACCCATTCCGGTTAATGGTCTTCCAATTTACCTTAAGCCTGATAGTCATAAATAA